The proteins below come from a single Anguilla rostrata isolate EN2019 chromosome 3, ASM1855537v3, whole genome shotgun sequence genomic window:
- the cxcr4a gene encoding C-X-C chemokine receptor type 4a: protein MENHEEYFYEFGDDNSTESGSGLPDEYFAQPCDRTHNTGFQKIFLPTIYGMIFALGAVGNGLVVTVMGYQKKSRTMTDKYRLHLSVADLLFVLTLPFWAVDSVSNWYFGSFLCVAVHMIYTVNLYSSVLILAFISLDRYLAVVRATNSQAPRRLLAERVIYVGVWLPAALLTVPDLVFAKARDAGSRTVCERIYPHGSSSIWRAIFNFQHIFVGFVIPGLIILTCYCIIISRLSQGSKGQLKRRALKTTVILILCFFSCWLPYCAGIFVDTLVLLNVIPYSCTLEQSLVTWITITEALAYFHCCLNPILYAFLGVKFKKSARSTFITSQSSGKKMLAKKRAGLSSISTESESSSFHSS, encoded by the exons ATGGAGAATCACGAG gagtatttttatgaatttggtGACGATAATAGCACTGAGTCTGGATCAGGGCTACCCGATGAGTATTTCGCGCAACCCTGTGACAGAACTCACAACACTGGTTTTCAAAAGATCTTCCTACCGACAATATACGGAATGATCTTTGCTTTGGGAGCCGTGGGCAATGGACTGGTGGTCACTGTGATGGGCTACCAGAAAAAGTCAAGAACCATGACCGACAAATACAGGCTGCACCTTTCCGTGGCCGACCTCCTCTTCGTGCTCACGTTGCCATTCTGGGCTGTGGACTCAGTCAGCAACTGGTACTTTGGAAGTTTCCTCTGTGTCGCCGTACACATGATCTACACTGTCAACCTGTACAGCAGCGTGCTCATTCTGGCCTTCATCAGCTTAGATAGATATTTAGCTGTGGTGCGTGCGACCAACAGCCAGGCGCCCAGAAGGCTCCTGGCAGAGAGGGTGATCTACGTGGGCGTGTGGCTGCCTGCCGCCCTCCTCACTGTGCCAGATCTGGTGTTCGCTAAGGCGAGGGATGCGGGAAGCAGGACAGTCTGCGAGCGCATCTACCCGCACGGATCTAGCTCTATCTGGAGAGCCATTTTCAACTTCCAGCACATCTTCGTGGGCTTCGTCATCCCTGGCCTAATCATCCTTACGTGCTACTGCATCATAATCAGCAGGCTGTCCCAGGGCTCCAAAGGCCAGCTGAAGCGCAGGGCTCTGAAGACCACAGTCATCCTCATCCTCTGTTTCTTCAGCTGCTGGCTGCCCTATTGCGCAGGCATCTTCGTGGACACCCTGGTGTTGCTGAACGTCATCCCCTACAGCTGCACCCTGGAACAGAGTCTGGTCACATGGATCACCATCACAGAAGCGCTGGCCTACTTCCACTGCTGCCTCAACCCAATTCTCTACGCTTTCCTAGGAGTAAAGTTCAAGAAGTCGGCCCGGAGCACATTCATCACCAGTCAAAGCTCCGGCAAGAAAATGCTGGCCAAAAAGAGAGCTGGGCTTTCATCCATCTCCACGGAATCAGAGTCTTCCAGCTTTCACTCCAGCTAA